CTTTTTGCATCTGGTCATGTATTTGTGTCTCATGGAGGCATTCAGTTGATTCTGCTCGTTCGCGCTCCGATTGCTCCTGCCCATCTTCTGATTTTTCTTGGGGATCGACGAGGTGTTCTTCGGTAGCGGCTGAGACAGTAACGCTAGAGGTGGCGACCGGTTTTGGGTCGCGTTTTGGTTTGATTAATTTGATGCCTTGATTCTTCTTATTATTCTTGCTTTTTGGTTCCCCGAATACGCGAATCAGCTCGTTAAA
The DNA window shown above is from Gammaproteobacteria bacterium and carries:
- a CDS encoding conserved hypothetical protein (Evidence 4 : Unknown function but conserved in other organisms), which encodes MTQESLLVNISQAATTFGVDYFTILQKMHTKELSETAIVRHRGETKIQFNELIRVFGEPKSKNNKKNQGIKLIKPKRDPKPVATSSVTVSAATEEHLVDPQEKSEDGQEQSERERAESTECLHETQIHDQMQKERIERYESSIAELRKIIETFKATGSVPS